The following coding sequences lie in one Euhalothece natronophila Z-M001 genomic window:
- a CDS encoding DMT family transporter has protein sequence MPEKEELMPQEKITRPFLFALLTLCFALLCVSFAPIFIRLSQTELGANATVFNRLFIFFISFGSWQFLSRKLSPPKQEEEGKITGKQWWLLGSVGIVATISLVLWAISLQYTTVAKSMLLNNLTPIFTTLGSWIFLSKKFDSRFLIGMAIAVSGAITLGLEDLAGVGEGSFIGDIYAILSAVFLGTYFLIVEQLRSRFSGTTILLWRCATGSVILLLIMLITGEQLFPTTQVAILAVIGLGLISEGLGQRLLANSMNVFSSSFVSIFLLLEPVISAVLAWFIFLESLSITTWLGFAVVLTGIYLAQTSQSSTSEVAKQDHHSQQPDYQ, from the coding sequence GAAAAAGAAGAATTAATGCCACAAGAGAAAATTACTCGTCCTTTCCTCTTTGCTTTACTTACTCTCTGCTTTGCTCTACTTTGCGTTTCCTTTGCTCCCATTTTTATCCGCTTAAGTCAAACCGAATTAGGAGCCAACGCGACAGTTTTTAACCGTCTTTTTATCTTTTTTATTTCTTTCGGAAGTTGGCAATTTTTGAGTCGCAAATTATCACCTCCGAAACAAGAAGAAGAGGGCAAAATTACAGGGAAGCAGTGGTGGTTATTAGGCTCAGTGGGAATCGTAGCCACCATTTCCCTCGTGTTATGGGCAATTTCCTTGCAATATACCACCGTTGCCAAAAGTATGCTTCTTAATAACTTAACGCCTATTTTTACTACATTAGGGAGTTGGATTTTCCTCAGTAAAAAATTTGACTCAAGATTTCTCATTGGAATGGCAATTGCTGTCAGTGGAGCTATTACTCTCGGGCTAGAAGACTTAGCTGGTGTAGGAGAAGGCTCATTTATTGGAGATATTTATGCCATTTTATCTGCAGTCTTTTTAGGAACTTACTTTCTTATTGTTGAACAACTGCGATCGCGCTTTTCTGGAACAACTATTCTCCTCTGGCGTTGTGCCACAGGAAGTGTTATCTTACTTCTCATCATGCTAATTACTGGAGAACAATTATTTCCCACCACCCAAGTGGCAATATTAGCCGTCATTGGGTTAGGACTAATTAGCGAAGGCTTAGGTCAACGCTTACTCGCCAATAGCATGAACGTTTTTTCCTCTAGTTTTGTCTCAATCTTTTTACTTTTAGAACCCGTCATCAGTGCTGTTTTAGCTTGGTTTATCTTCTTGGAATCCCTCAGTATTACTACTTGGCTAGGCTTTGCTGTGGTGCTAACAGGAATTTATCTTGCCCAAACCAGTCAATCTTCCACCTCGGAAGTTGCCAAGCAAGATCATCACTCCCAACAACCTGATTATCAATAA